In Thalassophryne amazonica chromosome 4, fThaAma1.1, whole genome shotgun sequence, a genomic segment contains:
- the LOC117509013 gene encoding uncharacterized protein LOC117509013 — translation MTLRDSNPVVLINSNCSCVAGCGICNHLVALLFQTAHYSECGMSVVPPVLSCTETEQKWHKPRTMGVKPGPVDAMVVLKPKPGATTASGIRSTLYKAYSGVLPHPATLNPGPAYAGMEAESLPLICTMNISADKPLVDSIFGKVQAGSILSYQQPPPPSDSVVIHGDAPPFPSVPLEGYHLSPTDCSFVPTHQEQLHLNSLSVTLSQSHLIEEATRCQSASPEWHSLRRERVTASHFREVRYVRGPGTAESLAERIIRGTRQTAQMKRGLEMETGALKDYAILKNLNLTKCGLVVHPEAPWLGASPGGLVYDPLERPSFGLVEIKCPNVQSHIDCKFLKRIYRDTDVLEDLKKKCDMFFFYTYMPKYLSMHK, via the exons ATGACATTGCGTGATTCAAATCCAGTTGTGCTGATCAACAGCAACTGCTCCTGTGTGGCTGGTTGTGGGATCTGCAACCACTTAGTTGCATTGCTTTTCCAGACAGCCCATTATTCTGAATGTGGCATGTCCGTCGTCCCTCCTGTCCTGTCGTGCACAGAGACAGAGCAGAAATGGCACAAACCCAGAACAATG GGGGTGAAGCCTGGACCTGTGGATGCAATGGTTGTCCTAAAGCCCAAACCAGGTGCTACTACAGCCAGTGGAATAAG ATCAACACTTTACAAGGCCTACAGTGGTGTGCTTCCACACCCAGCTACCCTCAATCCTGGACCTGCTTATGCTGGAATGGAAGCAGAATCTCTCCCACTCATTTGCACAATGAATATCTCAGCTGACAAGCCACTTGTGGACTCCATCTTTGGGAAGGTGCAAGCTGGCAGCATACTGTCCTATCAACAACCACCACCTCCATCCGACAGTGTTGTCATACATGGGGATGCACCCCCATTCCCGAGTGTGCCACTAGAGGGCTACCATCTAAGCCCAACTGATTGTTCATTTGTGCCAACACACCAAGAACAGCTACATCTGAACTCGCTGTCTGTGACTTTGTCACAGTCACACCTCATTGAGGAGGCAACAAGATGCCAAAGTGCTTCACCTGAGTGGCATTCACTTAGGAGAGAGAGAGTGACTGCCTCACATTTCAGGGAGGTGCGCTACGTTAGAGGTCCAGGAACTGCAGAAAGCCTGGCAGAAAGAATCATACGAGGAACACGACAAACTGCACAAATGAAGAGGGGATTGGAAATGGAAACgggggctttgaaggattatgccaTTCTGAAAAACTTGAACTTAACAAAGTGTGGGCTGGTGGTCCACCCAGAGGCCCCATGGCTGGGTGCATCGCCAGGTGGGCTTGTATATGACCCTTTGGAACGCCCATCATTTGGGCTTGTGGAAATTAAATGTCCCAATGTCCAAAGCCATATTGACTGCAAATTTCTGAAG CGCATTTACAGAGATACCGATGTATTAGAAGACCTGAAAAAGAAGTGTGACATGTTTTTCTTTTACACTTACATGCCAAAGTACCTGTCCATGCACAAGTAA
- the LOC117509014 gene encoding uncharacterized protein LOC117509014, whose protein sequence is MPRPGVWERTERPLNTDPTEMQTEPDDDDPWPHGHDYCATSEPAALDLSLNESDELRKEISRLRKQIEEITISSKFGLERFSNSDEDIRFYTRFASHAHLMGFWKQIEPATANIVRVTRARSAAKTDLVPHCGSVTVLQPIDEFFLFMNYLSLGLMQKDLAHRFRIHRSTVSRIINTWANFLYNVLGAVDIWLDEDTVKAHLPDVFQDYTDTQIILDCTELRCQTPNSLLLQSEVFSTYKSHCTFKGLIGIAPHGAVTFVSSLYQGAISDKEILKQSGIVALLKPSMAIMVDKGFLVEDCVPCKVHIPSFLSKRAQLSGPEIRKTQSIARLRVHVEGAIRRVKEHKIFSTVIPLSITGSINQLFAVACVLVNYQNGPLVKAWASNC, encoded by the exons ATGCCACGACCTGGAGTATGGGAAAGAACAGAGCGTCCACTCAACACCGACCCAACAGAGATGCAGACTGAACCTGATGATGATGACCCATGGCCCCATggacatgactactgcgccacttCAGAGCCTGCTGCGCTTGATCTCTCCCTCAATGAGAGTGATGAGCTACGCAAGGAGATATCAAGGCTCCGGAAACAAATTGAGGAGATAACCATTAGCAGCAAGTTCGGTTTGGAGCGGTTTTCTAACTCTGATGAGGATATACGATTCTATACCAG GTTTGCAAGTCATGCCCATCTCATGGGCTTTTGGAAGCAAATTGAGCCAGCCACAGCCAACATTGTACGGGTTACAAGAGCACGGAGTGCAGCAAAGACTGATCTGGTCCCTCACTGTGGCAGTGTAACG GTTCTTCAACCAATTGATGAGTTCTTCCTGTTCATGAACTACCTGTCACTGGGACTGATGCAAAAGGATTTAGCCCACAGATTTAGAATTCATCGATCAACTGTAAGTCGCATTATTAACACCTGGGCCAACTTCCTTTATAATGTATTGGGAGCTGTGGATATTTGGCTAGATGAGGACACTGTGAAAGCTCACCTCCCAGATGTGTTTCAGGACTACACTGACACTCAAATAATTTTAGATTGCACAGAACTGCGATGCCAAACCCCAAATTCCCTTCTCCTCCAGAGTGAAGTGTTTTCCACTTATAAATCACACTGTACATTCAAAGGGTTGATTGGGATAGCCCCTCATGGTGCAGTGACCTTTGTGTCTTCTCTTTATCAAGGTGCTATCAGTGATAAAGAGATCTTAAAGCAGTCTGGCATCGTGGCCCTTCTTAAGCCATCTATGGCCATCATGGTGGACAAGGGTTTCCTTGTGGAAGACTGTGTTCCATGCAAAGTCCACATACCTTCATTTCTGTCAAAGAGAGCTCAACTGTCTGGGCCAGAGATCAGAAAGACGCAGTCCATTGCAAGACTGAGAGTCCATGTTGAGGGTGCAATTCGCAGGGTCAAAGAACATAAAATATTCAGCACAGTGATCCCCCTTTCAATCACAGGCAGCATAAACCAACTTTTTGCTGTTGCCTGCGTTTTGGTTAATTATCAAAATGGTCCCTTGGTGAAAGCCTGGGCAAGCAATTGCTGA